One window of the Trifolium pratense cultivar HEN17-A07 linkage group LG2, ARS_RC_1.1, whole genome shotgun sequence genome contains the following:
- the LOC123909251 gene encoding phytolongin Phyl2.2, which yields MGAAAMVWNPDLIHYLCIAKSTTILAHHINSNSKDSNNIETLASKCLEQSPPNHSFFSHTVNNRTYTFLIEPPFILFAIFDQNLLKSDALPFLNRIRSSLTETLNKNENFTPFSLQPQFDSVFNETLNLYDLSSNSSNGKPSPPTTLPLLGKQGEGLKKKKRLVDDGKEAAMVDLTSDDVVSGSLNNRQKAKHIWKKHVWVVLLLDLFVCLVLFVIWLWVCSGFQCMTY from the coding sequence atgggTGCTGCTGCAATGGTTTGGAATCCAGACCTAATTCACTATCTATGCAttgcaaaatcaacaacaatCCTTGCACATCACATCAATAGTAATTCCAAAGATTCAAACAACATTGAAACATTAGCATCTAAATGCTTAGAACAATCCCCTCCAAATCATTCTTTTTTCTCTCACACAGTTAATAATCGCACCTACACTTTCCTTATTGAACCCCCCTTCATTCTCTTCGCAATTTTCGATCAAAACCTTCTCAAATCCGACGCACTTCCTTTCCTCAACCGTATCAGATCCTCCCTCACCGAAACCctcaataaaaatgaaaactttacCCCTTTCTCTCTTCAGCCCCAATTCGATTCTGTTTTCAACGAAACCCTAAATTTATACGATTTATCTTCTAATTCCAGTAACGGGAAGCCTTCGCCGCCGACTACACTTCCTCTACTCGGGAAACAAGGTGAAgggttgaagaaaaagaagagactTGTTGATGATGGTAAAGAAGCTGCAATGGTGGATTTGACCTCAGACGACGTCGTTTCAGGCTCGTTGAACAATCGTCAGAAAGCAAAGCATATATGGAAGAAACATGTTTGGGTTGTGTTGCTgcttgatttgtttgtttgtttggttttgtttgtgATTTGGTTATGGGTTTGCAGCGGTTTTCAATGCATGACTTATTGA
- the LOC123909250 gene encoding RING-H2 finger protein ATL65, which translates to MTIISPAQPPMHHHHSQSPSPLISSSAAAAVDFSPPLIAMVVVIAAAFVIVTYSRLITRHLSPPIHRLIQRFHRHPPSSSLGDIESLQYDSTTYETPLTYGLDESVIKTIPFFIYTTKYEQQQESLRDCAVCLLEFEDHDYVRTLPLCSHTFHLDCIDAWLRSHANCPLCRSLLLSNSPFRPLMAARIPPSFHDQTNVLHIDTPFHNSVSPLPEITPHSPVDENRFTGRQDFLLKRSYSFGFERTLPSERMVIDPATTSPWRYRRGSTTGFWNKRPSPFGSLGKSRVFSFRYYRGMKSPFFRRRGFFPFSESSNRYAADGGSSWRRSKSIASPMFLRSSAAVFSSSRLRCGDPEALLSPERFNRRR; encoded by the coding sequence ATGACAATAATATCTCCAGCTCAACCACCCATGCATCACCATCACTCTCAATCCCCATCTCCATTAATATCATcatcagcagcagcagcagtagACTTCAGTCCACCTCTAATAGCAATGGTCGTCGTCATCGCCGCCGCATTTGTCATCGTAACCTATTCCCGTCTCATAACTCGCCACTTATCCCCTCCCATCCACCGTTTAATCCAACGCTTCCATCGCCATCCACCTTCCTCCTCATTAGGCGACATCGAATCCCTCCAATACGATTCCACTACTTACGAAACTCCACTAACCTACGGCTTAGACGAATCCGTTATAAAAACAATTCCATTCTTCATCTACACAACTAAATACGAACAACAACAAGAATCTCTCCGTGATTGCGCCGTTTGTTTACTCGAATTCGAAGATCACGATTATGTTCGTACTCTTCCACTCTGTTCTCACACTTTTCATCTCGATTGTATTGATGCTTGGCTTCGTTCTCACGCTAACTGTCCTCTCTGTCgttctcttcttctctctaaTTCTCCTTTTAGACCTCTTATGGCTGCCAGAATTCCTCCTTCTTTTCATGATCAAACTAATGTTCTTCACATTGATACTCCTTTTCATAATTCTGTTTCTCCGCTTCCGGAGATTACTCCTCATTCTCCTGTTGATGAAAATCGCTTTACCGGACGCCAGGATTTTCTCTTGAAACGATCTTATTCGTTTGGATTTGAGAGGACTTTACCGTCGGAGAGGATGGTAATTGATCCTGCTACAACCTCGCCGTGGCGGTACCGGAGAGGTAGCACCACCGGTTTCTGGAATAAAAGACCGTCGCCGTTTGGCTCCCTTGGGAAGTCGAGAGTGTTTTCATTCAGATATTATAGAGGAATGAAATCACCGTTCTTCCGTCGGAGAGGTTTTTTTCCGTTTTCGGAGTCGAGTAATCGGTACGCCGCCGACGGAGGAAGTTCATGGCGGAGGAGTAAGTCGATAGCGAGTCCGATGTTTTTGAGATCTTCAGCAGCGGTATTTTCATCGAGTCGGTTAAGATGCGGTGATCCAGAGGCGTTACTTTCGCCGGAGAGATTTAACCGGCGACGATGA
- the LOC123909252 gene encoding starch synthase 1, chloroplastic/amyloplastic has protein sequence MESLELLPRLLFLHHHPRASSSTRLHTTNTRFLPQLGFPSKLKKATKNATLRSISGDTDGGSTASQDGPVSFEDETQQRDEDRALLLSREIDDYGSLVGFRFNSSNSGKTNGIQGDLRSGEVEKPDVESVEEEKAKTGVTYNIVFVTSEAAPYSKTGGLADVCGSLPIALAGRGHRVMVISPRYIHGTAADSKFSKAVDLGSPVSVFCFGGAQEVGFYHEYREGVDWVFVDHPSFHRPGNPYGDKHGTFKDNQFRFTLLSHAACEAPLVLPLGGYTYGEKCLFLVNDWHASLVSVLLAAKYRPYGVYKDARSILVIHNIAHQGVEPAITYSNLGLPQDWYGALGWVFPTWARTHALDTGEAVNFLKGAIVTSDRIVTVSKGYSWEITTNEGGFGLHEILRDRKSILSGITNGIDVTEWDPSSDEHIASNYSADDLSGKVKCKIALQKELGLPVRPDCPMIGFVGRLDYQKGIDLIRQAIPELMKDDVQFVMLGSGNPVYEDWMRATESIYKDKFRGWVGFNVPVSHRITAGCDILLMPSTFEPCGLNQLYAMRYGTIPVVHETGGLRDTVQTFNPFAAGSNAEGCNAEGTGWTFTPLTKESMLVALGYAIQTFNEHKSSWEGLMKRGMTRDYTWENAATQYEQIIKWAFMDPPYC, from the exons ATGGAGTCTCTTGAACTCCTCCCTCGTCTGTTATTCCTCCATCACCATCCTCGCGCATCATCTTCAACTCGACTTCATACCACCAACACACGATTCTTACCTCAACTGGGTTTTCCTTCTAAGCTTAAAAAAGCTACTAAAAATGCTACCTTGCGATCAATCTCTGGTGATACTGATGGTGGTTCCACCGCTTCACAAGATGGACCTGTTTCATTCGAAGATGAAACCCAACAACGTGATGAAGATAGGGCTCTTTTATTGTCTAGAGAAATTGATGATTATGGTTCTCTTGTTGGCTTTCGCTTCAATTCTTCTAACTCTG GGAAAACTAATGGCATTCAAGGGGATTTAAGGAGTGGTGAAGTTGAAAAACCGGATGTTGAGAGTGTAGAAGAAGAGAAGGCCAAGACTGGAGTGACCTATAACATTGTTTTTGTTACATCTGAAGCTGCACCCTATTCTAAGACCGGTGGCCTTGCGGATGTTTGTGGTTCTTTGCCAATAGCACTGGCTGGTCGTGGACACCGTGTTATGGTTATCTCTCCCAGATACATACATGGTACTGCCGCAGATAGTAAGTTTTCTAAAGCAGTTGATCTTGGTAGTCCTGTCAGTGTATTTTGCTTTGGAGGTGCTCAAGAAGTTGGTTTTTACCACGAGTATAGAGAAGGTGTTGATTGG GTATTTGTGGATCACCCTTCATTCCATAGACCAGGGAATCCTTATGGGGACAAGCATGGGACTTTTAAGGATAATCAG TTTCGGTTCACTTTACTTTCCCATGCAGCATGTGAAGCCCCATTAGTGCTTCCATTGGGAGGTTACACTTATGGAGAAAAATGTCTATTCCTCGTAAATGATTGGCATGCCAGCCTAGTTTCAGT ACTTTTGGCAGCAAAGTATCGTCCATATGGAGTATATAAGGATGCACGTAGTATATTAGTGATTCACAATATTGCACACCAG GGAGTTGAACCTGCAATTACATATAGCAACTTGGGGTTGCCTCAAGATTGGTATGGAGCATTGGGATGGGTATTCCCTACTTGGGCGAGGACGCATGCTCTTGACACAGGTGAAGCTGTCAATTTTCTAAAAGGCGCCATTGTTACATCTGATCGGATAGTAACAGTAAGCAAG GGCTATTCTTGGGAGATAACAACTAATGAAGGTGGATTTGGTCTACATGAGATATTACGTGATAGAAAAAGTATTCTCAGCG GGATTACAAATGGAATTGATGTTACTGAATGGGACCCATCATCTGATGAACACATTGCCAGCAACTATTCTGCTGATGATCTTTCTGGGAAG GTGAAATGCAAGATTGCCTTGCAGAAGGAATTGGGTCTTCCAGTGAGGCCTGATTGTCCGATG ATTGGATTCGTTGGAAGACTTGATTACCAGAAAGGTATTGACCTGATTCGCCAGGCGATTCCAGAGCTTATGAAAGATGATGTTCAGTTT gtAATGCTTGGTTCTGGAAACCCTGTTTATGAAGACTGGATGAGAGCGACAGAATcaatttataaagataaattCCGGGGTTGGGTTGGATTTAATGTTCCAGTATCTCATAGAATAACAGCAGG CTGCGATATACTGTTAATGCCATCCACGTTCGAGCCCTGTGGACTAAATCAGTTGTATGCAATGAGATACGGAACTATACCAGTGGTTCACGAAACTGGGGGACTAAGA GATACTGTTCAAACTTTTAATCCATTTGCTGCAGGAAGCAACGCCGAAGGATGCAATGCGGAAGGCACAGG GTGGACATTTACTCCGCTGACAAAGGAGAGTATGTTAGTG GCTCTAGGATACGCCATTCAAACATTTAATGAACACAAGTCTTCATGGGAGGGATTGATGAAAAGAGGTATGACTAGAGATTACACGTGGGAAAACGCCGCCACTCAATATGAGCAAATCATCAAGTGGGCATTCATGGATCCACCCTATTGCTGA
- the LOC123909249 gene encoding PP2A regulatory subunit TAP46, translating to MGEIKMEDMPLPALFEQARKIHATATEFGADQELVKKGCEALNKCEDMINKLALFSANETKEDISTTDLKYILVPYYLAELTEKIAQDDRIQILKASQEKLKEFISFCEAMELVPKEELESYIQGVPKSVADQRARKIARFKRQKAAESKLLEIKERKERRGRSTRAAALSTPVEAGEEELLDDDGEEEREAWNTSISLAICKAFDLLEMIKKEEEMLSAVKDRQSKDGDQEFSKDVMDERAKKAEAWHRNAAVRAQYTKPSPPITCATFAQDVLEGRAQASQAHDHKHQPLIFGPQSLVNGSFTNERERLAAQVFQPSHRMPTMSIEEAGLKEMEIMNKWQEDTARFMEEANSSWHNDRKFKPGEEEEDEDDEAAQDRARALDDWKDDNPRGAGNSKLTPCG from the exons ATGGGCGAGATTAAGATGGAGGACATGCCATTACCGGCGCTGTTCGAACAAGCAAGGAAGATCCACGCAACCGCCACGGAGTTCGGTGCTGATCAG GAGCTTGTGAAAAAGGGATGCGAAGCCCTAAATAAATGCGAAGACATGATCAATAAGCTTGCTTTGTTCTCTGCTAATGAAACCAAAGAGGATATTAGCACAACCGATCTCAAGTACATTCTG GTGCCATATTATCTTGCTGAGTTGACTGAAAAAATAGCACAGGATGACAGGATACAGATTCTAAAGGCTTCCCAGGAAAAACTGAAG gaatttatttcattttgtgAGGCAATGGAGCTGGTCCCAAAAGAGGAGTTAGAATCTTATATACAAGGGGTACCAAAATCTGTTGCTGATCAGAGGGCCAGAAAG ATAGCTAGATTTAAACGACAAAAAGCTGCAGAATCAAAGTTGTTGGAAATAAAAGAGCGGAAAGAACGTCGTGGGCGTTCTACTAGAGCAGCTGCCTTGTCCACCCCTGTTGAGGCAGGAGAGGAAGAACTATTGGATGACGatggagaagaagaaagagag GCTTGGAATACTAGCATATCTTTGGCGATCTGTAAG GCATTTGATCTTTTGGAAATGATTAAGAAAGAGGAAGAGATGCTTTCGGCTGTAAAGGATAGACAATCCAAG GATGGGGATCAGGAGTTTTCTAAGGATGTTATGGATGAACGTGCCAAGAAAGCAGAAGCTTGGCATCGCAATGCTGCAGTTCGTGCACAGTATACTAAACCATCTCCACCAATTACATGTGCTACCTTCGCTCAAGATGTTCTGGAAGGAAGAGCACAAGCCTCACAGGCACATGATCACAAGCACCAACCACTAATATTTGGGCCACAAAGTCTAGTAAATGGAAGTTTTacaaatgagagagaaagactGGCAGCTCAGGTCTTCCAACCCAGCCATAG GATGCCAACTATGAGCATTGAGGAAGCAGGACTTAAAGAAATGGAAATAATGAATAAATGGCAAGAAGACACTGCCAGATTCATGGAAGAAGCCAATTCATCTTGGCATAATGATAGGAAGTTTAAGCCAGGTGAAGAGGAGgaggatgaagatgatgaagctGCACAGGATAGAGCTAGAGCTTTGGATGATTGGAAGGATGATAATCCGCGGGGTGCAGGAAATTCGAAGCTTACCCCTTGTGGCTAA